The Orcinus orca chromosome 20, mOrcOrc1.1, whole genome shotgun sequence region GTCCAGATGTATAAACATCTGTAATAGAGACAACAGCTGGTGCCTTTTCAAAGCTTTATGCACGTCATCTCCTTGGAGGCTCTCAGCAGCCCCCGAGGTAGGTGCTGTGGTTACCCCCAtttaaagatgggaaaatggGCAAGACGAGGGTAGGTGGTTTGCTCCaggtcacccagctgggaagTGGTGGGGTCGGGATTTGAACCCGCCACTGGCTGGAGCCAAAGCTGGTGACGTCAACCATCATGGCACCTACTGCCTTTCAGAACAAAAGCCGCCCATGAACAAGTCAGAGCAGGTCAGCACCAAGGCCACTTGCAGCCCTGGAAACGGAATTAATCTGAATTCCAGAATAGCCCAAGACTGTTGGACAACAGGCTGGAGAGATCTGGGGTCCGTGTGAACCACAGACCCCAAAGCAATGAGAGAGGAGGAGAGCTGTGCacgggaaaggaggggagaacaGCCACCCCACGGGTGGGGTCTGTAGGGTGCGGGCTGGGAATGCCAGGGGgagcaggctctgtgctggggaggggtggagggtggcTGCAGCCTTGAACCCTGGGCGCTGTGTTAACTGACTACTAATGACAGTCTACTGAGCCCTTACTGTGAGCCCACCATACTGCCAGGCACAAGTAGAGGAAGATCTGGTGGTCAGAGTGATGGCTTGAGAGCAAGTGGGATGGAAAACAGGTCTGGGAGACACCGTCCGTGCTCGTGTTACTGCATCCCCCTTGCGATGATGCCCCCGGGCAGTGGGTTGTACTCTTCCGTAGGATGTAAATTCGCAACGTGAGGAGGGTCCGTGAGTGAACTTCTGTTGCCTCCAAACCCAGCTGCTGTCTGACTCCTGCCTGGCTGCCATTGCCAGAAGGACAACATACGCACAAGTGGGCAGTCTGACCATCCTCAGAGGAAGTGGGCGGCTGGGCTGTTTCAGCCATCTTCTGCCCTTCTAGGGCTTGTAGGGTAAGTGTGGGAAGTGAAGGGGGTTCCCTGTAACACACGTGAAGTGAGGGGGATTTCAACCCAGTGCACTGTAATGGAAGCGTCATAAGCTTTCCCTTCAGTCATGTGGACAGAGGTGCGGAGTCCTTATCCAGCCATCTATATCCATCAGCTCAGTccactctggctgctgtaacaaaataccacagactgggtggcttagaacagCAGAAACTGGTTGCtgacaattctggaggctggaaatctgagatTGGGGGGCAGCACGGTTGGATGAGGGCCCTCTTTCAGCGGCAGAATTGCCTAGGGAACTTCCTGAGGTCATGAggtataaggacactaatcccattcaggagggctccaccctcatgacctaatcacctcccagaggccccacctcctaatgccatcacctttgggggttaggatttcaacatgtaaattggtgggacataaacattcagagcACGGCACCATCCATGTCCACCCATCTATCATCCAGTCTTCACAGAACACCTAAATGTAacacattttaaggtttttttttttttttttttttttttgcggtacgcggacctctcactgttgtggcctctcccgttgtggagcacaggctccggacgcgcaggctcagcggccacggctcacgggcccagccgctccgcggcacgtgggatcttcccggaccggggcacgaacccgcgttccctgcatcggcaggcggactctcaaccactgcgccaccagggaagtccaagaaataagttttgataaaaatggaaaattactgaTGGTTGTGGAAGCTGGGTGGTATGTACCTAGGGTCATTACACTATTTTCTCCACTTCTATTTTGTTTGAAGATTCCCATATAAGAGGCTGAACAAAGATAAGGCGTGCAGTGTGGGAATCAGGGGCTACGGTCTCAGGGGCCGCCTGCCACACGGAAGCAGTTGGTGCCTTAACTTTTTCCAAGCTCCTGGACGGCGGTGACGTCAGGCCTGCAGAGCTCGGGGGCCTTCACCATCAGCTCAAAGCAAAACCAAGAAGGAGGGGGCTGCTTCCTGCTGCCTGACTCAACTTCACACCCGTCTCCTCACCCACAATCAGCAGCACCTCTGCCATCACCTCTGTCCTCAGGCCACACGCTCCAGGCCCGCTTCACAGAGCATCAAACCTGCCAACGGGCTGGCTGGGGACCAAGGGCACGGCTAACGAGGTCTCAGACCTCAAAGACGACCACTATGCGATCGTGAGTAACCACGTGTTTAATGCTTCACAGGACAAACGTGTTCTTTGCTACGGAGTTCATCACGAACTTGAATCGCTATAACTGTCAAGTCTATAATGCAATTTAAGCCCCAGGCGACAAGAGCTCTCGTGTCCAATAACTTGGCTTAGTGAAGTTTGTGCAAAGTCACAAACCTTTTCACACGTTCACAATCTCCAGAATTTAACTAGTGAAGTGTAGCACAGCCCTCTATCCCTTTGCAATCAGCAGAGAGAAACGGCTAAAACGATCATGGCTGAACCACGTTCTACGCTGGAAGGAACATCTGTTCTCACCTGCGCCACCTGCCCGGGTCCCAGAGTGGCTGACCCATCCACCTTGGGTCGAGAGCCGGCAGAGTCTCCATGGTTTCTGAAGACCATCCCAGGGCAGGGAGCCAGGTCAAAGGCCACGATGGAATCTTCTGGAGAGAGCACAGCATCCCCATCCAGCCCACGTCTACCTGTACCCACCACTACCTTGCAGCGGTAACGCATCTTCCCTTGTGCAAAGCCCGGGCCCGGCCTTCCGGTGTGACCCCGCCACGGGCCAGAGAGCACAGTTCAACTCTGGTTCACTCTAGAAGCTCCTTTGGGTACATAACCCCATCCCCAACCCCTCGGAAAATTATCCTTTTCCAAGCCGGGGACGTTGGCTTCAGCAAAGGTGACTTAGAGTTTGCTGTTCTTCTGAAACTGGGCCACCAGGCTGAGGACCTGCTCGGAAGCTTTGATGCTCTTGGAGCTGAGGTAGGTGGTCCTGTTGGTGGCCGTGTCCTCCAGGAAGTAGCGGTAATTGACCATGAGGCCACACGAGCCCGTGATGCCCTTGAGGCTGACGTCGGCCATCCAGTTGATGCGCCACATCACGGCCCCGTTCTGCAAGTGGAAGTTGGCCACGGGGTTCAGGGCGTAGCCCCGGTGCTTCTCCCCGTACAGGTACCACGCGCAGAGCCGCATCAGGGGGGCCTGGAGCGCCCGGACCAGCTGCTCAGACTGGACCCACTCGCTGCTGCTGAGAATGGTCTTGAGGGTCTCATTCACGGGACCGCCCGTGATCTTGGAGATTTCTTTACACTCGGAATCTGTCAACAGTTCGTTCCTCCCGTGATCCTTTGCTTTTGACTTCAGCAGCCCCAGAAGCCACTTGGTGAACCCGGGGATAGGGGACAGACTTGCAAACGTCCCCAGGTGAGGAAACTCCTTCTGCAGGGCACAGTtggggtggggaaaggaaggtggagaaaacacacacacacacacacacacacacacacacacacacaattcagcAGGTGAGTCACGGATTCAGAAACACCTCCTCATTTCTCGCTTACGTATCATTAACCTCCGTGTGCCGCTGTGTGATTTACAAAGTGATATTTGCTGTGCACGAATCTTCTTCTTTCAAGGAACAGTTATTAAGGATCTGATGTGTGCCAGGTCCTGGAGGCAACCTGAGTCCCCAGGACAAGCCTTTACTGTGGGGTCTCCAATCTGCACCGCTATCCACAACGGCAAGTTGGGGGACCTGCCTGAAATTGGAGGGGTGGGCTGCTACGATGTGGGGTGCTGTCTTCTGACTACAGGTCTTGTCTTTCTAGCCCAACAGGCCCCTCCCATGGACTTTGCTGCTGCCACAGAACCTGGTTTGGTGCTTGGCACACAAGTACCCAGTGACTGTcttctgtttgttgaatgaataactgaTCGCTCAACTATATAGCACAGTGGGTGCAGAGGATGGGATAGAAGGGGAGGTAACGGTTATGTCTCCACATCAGATAACACGGTTCAATCACTGTTGTTCAAATTACAGAGAGATCGCAACGATCATTTCGAAGAACTCAGTATCTtccaattaaaaatgtaatatatgctcactatagaaaaaatttttttaaatttaggacgGAAGCAAAGAAACCACCACACTCTCCAGGTCTGATAGAGTATAACTCCTGGTCTTTCTCTAGGCAACTTTTGCAAGGGCAAGACAGTTATTTTATATCCTCATCCTGCTTTGTGCATTTATATCATGAGCACTTTCTCACTGTCACTCAAAATTCAGAACCGTAACTTTAATGACAGAacaatattaaaagataaaacgATCCCATGACTTTTCCTAACCCTGTTCTTTTCACTGTGCATTTAAGGTGCCTCCTTCATAAACCTCCACGAACACCTCTGTGGAGGAAGGGCTGCCCTTCCCTCCAGATTTCTCAGGTGACTTTCCGGCTCCCAGCCCAGACGTGGAGAAGAGGTCAGCAGCAGTATGGCTCCTGGGCTGCCTGATTCAGAAACAGAATCTGCTGTATCACCCAGACCCTGGAGCCTGCCCCTCCTCTGACTGCCTTTCTGCCTCACACCAGCCCTGCTACCCGCCCACCCTCGCCCCAAGCATTAGCACCTtcagcaaagaagcaggaaataaaagaagaaactcaGAGTAATCAGATGTGCTTCTTATCGCCTCTGGGGAAAAAGTGGCAGGGAGTGATTCTAACGAAGCTGATACCCAACTGAATCCCAAGTTCTCAGACTTAAAACTGTGAATTTAACACGAAGCACGCAAATACTGAAATTCCACCCGATTTGTCATTCTCTGAGGAAGAGCTTCTGCAGCAGCTGTCTGTGTTGAAACCACCAGAAGTGGAGAGTGCTGCTGTCAGCGCCAGTTAGTCATGATCTAATTATTTTACCTAAAAATTAGATTCTCCACATTAGAGTTCACTCCAGCCCCTCATGAGACAGTTTTAAAAAGCCCAAACCCAGCATGGACCTGAACATTTCCGTGTTTACCAGGGCAACCAGGAGAAGGCAATTATAAAAAAAACCAGGTGCCAGTGCATTTACCCTCCAACTGCCCGGTCGAAGTCGAACCTCGATGCTCCCTCCCGGGCCACGAGTGGGCGAGGGTGGGTAGGGAGGTTGGCACGGCCAGGACTGGACAGTGGGAGCGAAGGGGGCCCTGCTGGCGACTATGCCGGGACAGCACGTGCCCATCAGGAGCTGCCCCGCCAGCCAGGGTGCAGGGTCCCCTGCAGAAGCCACCGCCCCCAGGACGCATCTGGATTTGTGGCCCATGAGAAGCTGGCTTTGAGGGCCTTTTCCTCGGCACCGCTTCCACCCCCTGACGAGTCTCGGGGCTCCTAGGAAGTGCCGAGGGGCACCTGGCACTCTTCCACCCCTCCTGATCGCTCCGGCCCAACAGCTTCACCCTGTCCGCAGAGGTGAGGGCAGAACTGCTGGGCCATCCCAAGGCGGGGGCACCGACAGAGGTGCGGCGGGGTCAGGGTCGAGCCTCGCTCACCTGCAGCTCCTTCACCACCCGCTTGATGAGGAAGGCGCCCAGCTCCACGCCCTGCAGCCCCTGCTGGGTCAGGCTCAGCGAGTATAGGACGGCTGTGGTGATCTTGTCCCGCTCCTCCGTCTCCGACGTGGGACTCTCCTTCACTATGATGGTCTGGAAAACATAAAGGACGGTGATGGGCAGCTGTGGATGCACCCGCCTCGCCCTCACCCCACCTGGGGGTCCCTCGACCCAAGGACCAGGCTCTAGAGGCAAGCACCCTGTTCTGAGACCTCTCTGGAGGCGGCAGTGGTCTCACAACTTCCCTGGCTGTTTGCTCAATGTTGTATCATTTCTACCACTTTGAAATTCTCTCACAAGCTTCGCTGAATCACAACTGACGTCCCCTAGGTCTCTCTCAGGGGaggtctctctctctgtgcaaTCTGCTGCCCTGCGACACCCCCAGACAGCACGCCAGCCCTCTGCCAAGGCCACGGGGCCCACTTCCTGCGGCTCCTGTGCGCAGGCTGCCCACTGCGTCCTGCAGGcgtccctcctcccctctgaaTCCTAGCTGTTTACATTTCCCAGTAAGCCGGATGCAGTCCTACCTAAGTTTTCTTTCAGGAAGTGTACCTTTTTATGCTTTTCCTATGTACCTTTTTGGTTTTCTGTCACGTCCTTATATTTCCACAGTCAAACCACACGCCCGCACAGACACGTACGAGAAGCGATCTAAGAATCAGCATGACTCGTACTGGGAGGTCCCTTAGCCAAGTCCGACTTGATCTGCTCTGAGATGTGAGTGCGGGGCGTTCTGAGCTTTAATACCCTGAGGGCCACTGGACAGTAGTGGTGGAGACCTTGCAGTTGGCGTGGACACAGGCCTGCCAGCCTGCTTCTGAAGGACACGCTTATGCTGCTCTAAACTCCTACCAGCTACCCTGGATGCTTGGAGTAGGGGAGTCTGGCCCAGAGTCCAGGCTGAGGTCTGGAGCCCACAGACTTCCTTAAATTGCCAATGGGACGCGTGGGCCTGCGCGTGCCCCCCTCAGGAGAAACATCCTCAGCTCTCATCCCCTTCAGACGCTCGGAGGGTCTTTTCTGTGACTCCTGGGAAGCCATGAACCGTCACCATAAGGAAAGTTGGGCGGATAGTGACGCAGAGGCCGTGACATCCGGGGCCCCACCAGCCTCTCCTGCACCGGCAGCTGCCGGAGGAGCTCTCTTCCCATCATTCCTCATCTTGTTGGATCACCTCCTTTGTTTTTCAAGAAGTCTGTAGGTTATCTCGTGGTTCTGGACTCAAAATTTGTCTCcagcaaatcttttttttaaagttttcgaaaaaaaaacccccaaacccaaACAAATGAACCTTTCTTTGATTATATGAATGAGATATGCATAATATCAAAGAGGCAAGAAATAAATGCATGAAGAAAAAATCACAAATCACTCCAGAACTGAACACCCAGTCCTACTGTTTACGTTCTGGGGAGCGCCTCTCCAGGTCGGTCTCATTGGCCCCAGGCAGGTACACACATAAGTACGTGTGCATACAAAACCACGTACACACGCGGCTCTCATGTATGTGTCCAGATGCGCGAGTCTCCTCACACGGAAGGCACCTGCCCTCAGGGCTGGGACCCCGGCCCTCCACCGTCCCCACTTCTTCCATCATCCTGGGCAAAGCTCTGCAGTCCCCCCCTAGCCTCGGAGTCCCCATGTCTAAGGTGAGGACAGTAACGGCAACAAGCCTGAGTCACAGGGCGCTGTGAGCAGTCACACAGGAGGGCGCGCGCGGGCGACGCAGAAGGTCACACCAGATGGGCTAGGCTGGAACCCGGATCTTCAGTCAATAGTAAGTCAAGGTTGACGTGCCAGGTCAAAAGTACAAAGCTAAATCCACACTTAAGCCCACACGTGGGACCGCAGGGTGTGTGAGGACAGGCCAGACGCACACGCCGTCGCTCCCTACAGCAGCCTCTCCCCGTGGGCACCTGGGTTATCACTCCCACCTCCAGACGATGCTGCAGGGGGCAACCGCCCAAACTCTCAGCTCTGAGCCTCTCCTGGGATAGATTCCTGAGAGTGGAATTTTTAGGTCAAAAGGAACACacgttttacattttaatagttaTTACCAAACTGCCCCCAGGGAGGCCGTGATAACTTCTAGTGCGTCATCACAGTGCAGGCGCCTCCAAACAAGCATCCTACGGGAACGTCTCCCTGCTGACGAGTCCTCCGCCCTCCCATGCCAGGAGACGCTGCCCAGCGCCCACCTGACGTCTGCCATCACCTCTCAGCCTCCGAACAGGCCATTCCGACCCCGAAGCCACAGTGACCCAGGTGTGCCCACTTCCCCTCAACGGACCTGctctgcagccccagcccctgcccaccgtgGGCCTGCGGACTGAGTGTTTCAGACACTCACCAACGCCTCGAGGAGAAGCCCAGCTTGCTCCGGGGGGGAATCACCACACCGGGCAGAGCACTGGGCCCGCGTCAGGCACGCAGCCCAGCCGACTTTCCAATTTCTCAATCGGCTGTCTTTTGAAACTACCCACAGGCACTTAGATGCTGAAGAGTTGATCCCTGTGCCCCTGCACCTGTACCCCCCTCATCCATAACAGCCTGGACCACGTCTCAACCCAAGGTCCACACACCCTGGCAAAAGCTTGCCCCGTCCCATCACTGCCCACACCCTGCCCGTCTCCACCCTGTGGCTGCAGATGTGGAGCCTGTGTCTAGCTAATGCAAAGATCCACAAAGGCCgaaaagcaatttattttcaaaaagggGAGAAAACTAAGTTAACAGAAAACTTAAGGCACCCTGGGCCGTCTGCCCCGTCCTGAATCGACCGCGCACAGGTACCTGGATGCTGCTGGAGATCTCACTGGTCAGGGCCACGTGCAAAATGATCAGGGGCTCCCCCGGGGTCGAGCAGTGAGAGAAGAAGTAACACCTTCTGTAGGGCCCCACGCGCCGTTTCATGTCCGCCCAGTTTTTAACGGGATGCACAGCCTCAGCCCTGACGAGAACGTGATGAAAGGGCAAGACAAAAGTACAGATCACAAGTTAAAGAGCCGCGGGGCTGATTCCTACTCGTTCTATTCACTCAAGTCAAAGCAATCCTTTAAATACAGCTTCAGCGGACTCTGCGGGAAATTCAAAGATCATCTTA contains the following coding sequences:
- the MLYCD gene encoding malonyl-CoA decarboxylase, mitochondrial produces the protein MPVFRPTVSAGRLLLLWLRLPLRPPGPRLSSGRAAATGALERAMDELLHRAVPAMPAYGLREKTPAPAENQCADFVSFYGGLAEAADRAELLGRLARGFGVDHGQVAEQSAAVLQLLQQPREAAVLLQAEDRLRYALEPRYRSLFHHISKLDGGVRFLVQLRADLLEAQALKLMEGPHVREMNGVLKSMFSEWFSSGFLNLERVTWRSPCEMLQKISEAEAVHPVKNWADMKRRVGPYRRCYFFSHCSTPGEPLIILHVALTSEISSSIQTIIVKESPTSETEERDKITTAVLYSLSLTQQGLQGVELGAFLIKRVVKELQKEFPHLGTFASLSPIPGFTKWLLGLLKSKAKDHGRNELLTDSECKEISKITGGPVNETLKTILSSSEWVQSEQLVRALQAPLMRLCAWYLYGEKHRGYALNPVANFHLQNGAVMWRINWMADVSLKGITGSCGLMVNYRYFLEDTATNRTTYLSSKSIKASEQVLSLVAQFQKNSKL